From a region of the Lepus europaeus isolate LE1 chromosome 17, mLepTim1.pri, whole genome shotgun sequence genome:
- the ATP5MK gene encoding ATP synthase membrane subunit K, mitochondrial, with protein sequence MAGPETDAQFQFTGIKKYFNSYTLTGRMNCVLATYGGIALLVLYFKLRSKKTPAVKAT encoded by the exons ATGGCAGGTCCAGAAACTGATGCTCAATTCCAGTTCACtggtattaaaaaatatttcaactctTACACTCTCACGGGAAGAATGAAT tgTGTACTGGCTACATATGGAGGCATTGCTTTGCTGGTCTTATACTTCAAGTTAAGGTCTAAAAAAACTCCAGCTGTGAAAGCAACATAA